A stretch of Planococcus citri chromosome 5, ihPlaCitr1.1, whole genome shotgun sequence DNA encodes these proteins:
- the LOC135849445 gene encoding uncharacterized protein LOC135849445, with product MESNRELEIGGITSDVYDIFHPTPVPLKELAAIAVSLEIWRCKTNEYRDNRKLKEFSPSGERIILKKILPDLPTVIYAAIDKYVRRFGPSMENWLKKHHDRIFYFYYDDHQNYVLNYFDNFVCDYTGTIDYVRTARCMMHCDRFDDNQKFEIACTYFFEDDISRLWPLVSKNMGLINVDFSKSPQLYYWICCLRNELDKIPSNEVNETVDEVMLEVNMPQNGPSLQYFWSRIPLQNRMRKAFGIFIRDSLSFARFILPKLNDQQLEEFVNEKSHELIRTLFKNVWYDKELIWPAWMYIRKAINVDGFTKLVVEMLQNELLIYPVKTTIGEVLDSRIWSDLCCEIWISSAENLKRSAVVEITSNKRLFSNLRCRVYVVPALPKEFEFLWTFLSDATSADRRRFWFDYWQILLENVRFEDLAKIMKLCFENEVEIAQFKENVMANSGSVRFFCRMLLIEMCLDELNEFANFLFLEVQAARNFKQQVLHSAYLGRENDFNGAVMRNAKEFNKFIEDAFANIFRSADFKNRLTSSPEIQRKIGQVAVSSVPFGQLVEFISTFVSAEKTLLEIKARIIDALKEKAAYCKSSRCKFYHTPLLSWCLGSQKEVTKFKENYL from the coding sequence ATGGAGTCCAATCGAGAACTAGAAATTGGCGGAATAACTTCTGACGTATATGATATTTTTCATCCAACTCCAGTACCCCTGAAAGAACTTGCAGCGATCGCCGTCAGCCTGGAAATATGGCGCTGTAAAACGAATGAGTATCGTGATAATCGCAAATTGAAAGAGTTCAGTCCATCCGGTGAACgcatcatattgaaaaaaattctgcctgATTTACCAACCGTGATTTATGCAGCGATCGATAAATACGTCAGAAGATTTGGGCCTTCGATGGAAAATTGGCTAAAGAAGCACCATGATAGAATATTCTACTTTTATTACGATGACCACCAGAACTATGTTTTGAATTACTTCGATAATTTCGTATGCGATTATACCGGCACTATTGATTATGTGAGAACAGCCAGATGCATGATGCATTGTGATCGATTTGAtgataatcaaaaatttgagattgcttgtacatattttttcgaagacgatatcagTCGACTTTGGCCATTGGTATCGAAAAATATGGGCTTGAttaatgttgatttttccaaaagtccGCAATTGTATTACTGGATTTGTTGTCTCCGAAATGAATTAGATAAGATTCCATCTAACGAAGTGAACGAGACTGTCGATGAAGTGATGTTGGAAGTAAACATGCCTCAAAATGGACCATCGTTGCAATATTTTTGGAGTCGTATACCACTGCAAAATCGAATGCGAAAAGCTTTCGGTATTTTTATCCGTGATAGCTTGTCTTTTGCTCGGTTCATTTTACCAAAGCTAAATGATCAACAGCTCGAAGaatttgtaaatgaaaaaagtcaCGAACTGATACGTACTCTGTTTAAGAATGTTTGGTACGATAAAGAATTAATTTGGCCAGCCTGGATGTACATTAGGAAAGCCATTAACGTAGATGGGTTTACAAAACTGGTCGTGGAAATGTTGCAAAATGAGCTGCTGATATACCCTGTCAAGACCACTATCGGTGAAGTTCTTGATTCCAGAATTTGGTCTGATTTGTGTTGTGAAATATGGATCAGTTCTGCggaaaatttgaaacgttcGGCTGTTGTAGAGATTACATCTAATAAGAGGTTGTTTAGTAACTTGAGATGTCGTGTTTATGTTGTTCCAGCACTTCCTAAAGAATTCGAATTCTTATGGACTTTTCTATCGGATGCCACTTCTGCGGATAGACGTAGATTTTGGTTTGATTACTGGCAGATTTTGTTGGAAAACGTGCGATTCGAAGATTTGGCCAAAATAATGAAACTGTGTTTTGAAAACGAAGTTGAGATTGCACAATTCAAAGAGAACGTCATGGCCAATAGCGGTAGTGTCCGTTTCTTTTGTAGAATGTTACTGATTGAAATGTGTTTGGacgaattgaatgaatttgCCAATTTCTTATTTCTGGAAGTGCAAGCAgctagaaatttcaaacaacaaGTGTTGCATTCAGCTTATCTCGGcagagaaaatgattttaatggtGCGGTTATGCGTAATGCAAAAGAATTTAATAAATTCATCGAAGATGCTTTTGCCAATATTTTTCGATCTGCGGACTTCAAAAATCGACTCACGTCGTCACCCgaaatacaaagaaaaattgGCCAGGTTGCTGTTTCTTCCGTACCTTTTGGGCAGCTAGTCGAGTTCATTAGCACATTCGTTTCGGCAGAAAAAACCCTACTGGAGATAAAAGCGCGTATAATTGATGCATTGAAAGAAAAAGCAGCTTATTGTAAATCGTCGAGGTGCAAATTTTATCACACTCCGCTTTTATCATGGTGTTTGGGTAGCCAGAAGGAAGTTACCAAATTCAAGGAGAATTATTTATGA